The stretch of DNA ACAGTCATAAAAATAGAGAACCGCTTGACAAGCGGTGATGTAACCCGAAAATGGAAACTCCCCGGTGAATCCGCAGACAGCGATATCTCCTCGTATTTCTCCAGCGTTAACTGGGGCAAATTATCAATCGGGGTGCATCT from Candidatus Aegiribacteria sp. encodes:
- a CDS encoding CoA transferase; translation: MSLNNIFAELKVIELANVLAGPSVGAFFSELGATVIKIENRLTSGDVTRKWKLPGESADSDISSYFSSVNWGKLSIGVHL